A single window of Ferrimonas balearica DSM 9799 DNA harbors:
- a CDS encoding methyl-accepting chemotaxis protein: MRFSQWRFGQQIGSLSLVISMVVLAGLGTLTYQLSAQALRQTTMAGVQSQLDAMAALVGIQYQSQRDLAEHNARLFADLFPGDFELTGKRVTVAGTNAPELRSGPRLINTTLAQVDRYAKITGGSATVFVRDGDDFLRIATSLRTETGNRATGTWLGTAHPGYQALINGQPYIGYATLFGREQITVYEPVIDASGTVIAVRFIGQDVTQASEQLASTLANIRLGQSGYFSLIDRRSGQFLYHPEMKDNADVATQTDDQGTPRYQRALGGDHSRIERLIINGEPWLQSSAEVAGPGWVLTAAAPEQELESALSNLRRFSVMASIVGCGLIGLLLTLMLARTLNRPLEALCQRIDAIGHGDLAQRLPEVPANSSNEVHRITASVATMAERLRQLLTAMNQSAQVLEQSASGLQTVAQQNGSSAAELMRQTDQIATAMEEMSCSVREVARHASGSAEHSQQVDHAAKDGDRQVDAVIGQMETLAQSLREGANSMDRVAEESQAIAKVVQVINEIAEQTNLLALNAAIEAARAGEQGRGFAVVADEVRSLAQRTQHSTKEIGDTIERLHQRTRDAVDQMAQNLSLSQQATGQSGEAGVALTQISRSVTQLAENATSIASAAEQQGVVADEIASNLGHITELARTSEQDAGQTVDAANELSRLSESLRDHLGRFRL, encoded by the coding sequence ATGAGGTTTTCTCAATGGCGATTCGGACAGCAGATAGGCTCCCTGTCGCTGGTTATCTCTATGGTGGTGTTGGCCGGGTTGGGCACCCTGACCTACCAGTTGTCAGCCCAGGCACTGCGCCAGACCACAATGGCCGGAGTCCAGAGCCAGCTGGATGCGATGGCCGCACTGGTGGGGATTCAGTACCAATCGCAACGTGACCTGGCCGAACACAATGCCCGCCTCTTTGCCGATCTCTTTCCTGGCGACTTTGAGCTGACCGGCAAGCGCGTCACCGTTGCCGGCACCAATGCGCCGGAACTGCGCAGCGGGCCCCGCCTGATCAACACCACCCTGGCCCAGGTGGACCGCTACGCCAAAATCACCGGTGGCAGTGCCACGGTGTTCGTGCGGGACGGCGATGACTTCCTTCGCATTGCCACCTCACTGCGCACCGAAACGGGCAACCGCGCCACCGGCACCTGGCTGGGCACCGCCCACCCGGGCTACCAGGCGCTGATCAACGGCCAGCCCTATATCGGCTACGCCACCCTGTTTGGACGCGAGCAGATCACCGTGTATGAGCCGGTGATTGACGCCAGTGGCACCGTCATCGCCGTGCGCTTTATCGGTCAGGATGTGACTCAGGCCAGCGAGCAGTTGGCCAGCACCCTGGCCAACATCCGGCTGGGACAGAGTGGCTATTTCAGCCTGATTGACCGACGCAGCGGCCAGTTCCTCTACCACCCGGAGATGAAGGACAACGCCGACGTGGCCACCCAAACCGATGATCAGGGCACGCCCCGTTACCAGCGCGCCCTTGGCGGCGACCACAGTCGCATCGAGCGCCTCATCATCAACGGTGAACCCTGGCTGCAAAGCAGCGCTGAGGTGGCGGGTCCGGGCTGGGTGCTGACCGCCGCCGCGCCCGAGCAGGAGCTGGAGAGCGCCCTCTCCAACCTGCGCCGCTTCTCCGTGATGGCCTCAATCGTGGGCTGTGGTCTGATTGGCCTGCTGCTCACCCTGATGCTGGCCCGCACCCTCAATCGCCCTCTGGAAGCCCTGTGCCAGCGCATTGATGCCATTGGCCACGGCGACCTTGCCCAGCGACTGCCCGAGGTGCCGGCAAACTCCAGCAACGAAGTCCACCGCATTACCGCCAGCGTGGCCACCATGGCAGAGCGTCTGCGCCAGCTGCTGACCGCGATGAACCAGTCGGCCCAGGTGCTGGAGCAGTCCGCCTCCGGCTTGCAGACGGTGGCCCAGCAGAACGGCAGCAGTGCCGCAGAGTTGATGCGCCAAACCGACCAGATCGCCACGGCGATGGAGGAGATGAGTTGTTCTGTGCGGGAGGTGGCGCGCCACGCCAGTGGTTCGGCAGAGCACTCGCAGCAGGTGGACCATGCCGCCAAGGATGGGGACCGCCAGGTGGATGCGGTCATTGGCCAGATGGAAACCCTGGCGCAATCCCTGCGCGAAGGCGCCAACAGCATGGATCGGGTGGCCGAAGAGAGCCAGGCGATCGCCAAGGTGGTGCAGGTGATCAATGAGATTGCTGAGCAGACCAATCTGCTGGCCCTCAACGCGGCCATTGAAGCCGCCCGTGCCGGTGAGCAGGGCCGGGGGTTCGCCGTCGTGGCCGACGAAGTGCGCTCCCTCGCGCAGCGAACCCAGCACTCCACCAAAGAGATTGGCGACACCATCGAGCGGCTGCACCAACGCACCCGTGATGCGGTGGACCAGATGGCGCAGAACCTGTCCCTGAGCCAGCAAGCCACCGGTCAGTCCGGTGAGGCCGGGGTGGCGCTGACCCAGATCAGCCGCAGTGTCACCCAGCTGGCCGAAAACGCCACCTCCATCGCCAGTGCCGCCGAACAGCAAGGGGTGGTGGCCGATGAGATCGCCTCCAACCTCGGCCACATCACCGAACTGGCCCGCACCAGCGAGCAGGACGCCGGACAAACCGTGGATGCCGCCAATGAACTGAGCCGCCTGTCGGAATCCCTGCGCGACCATCTCGGCCGGTTCCGCCTGTAA
- a CDS encoding methyl-accepting chemotaxis protein yields the protein MSFSTWRVGSQISVLALGILTLVMAGLGTTAYQLSATALHQKAIQNVRNELDAMASLVDIQYQAQRQLAQHNAQVFSELFPGPFRLAGQSGTSGSPRVPQLLSNQEVMNGRDQEVDRFASLTDGNATVFVRSGDDFVRIASSLRKEDGSRATGTTLKTAHPAYQRLLAGQNYVGYATLFGRQLIAVYTPITNNDNHVIGALYIGQDVTDVFTQLSATLTKIEFADSGYFSLLDRSNGRFLHHPSLEGDSLASDLKDDLGQPRYQQAMTSPDGEIIRFSLNGENWLQSRTEVTGPNWLLLAEAPEQELVAALSTLQIFFICASVVAALLLGLSLLWVLQRTLNRPLDALCQSIDAIGQGQLNLELPHAPENSKNEVHRIVASVGAMREGLYTLLQALNHSVEALEQAGSDLQGMAQRNSNGAADLKQQTELIATAMEEMSCTAREVAQHASQSAEHSRQMDSTADTGDKEVHAVIRQMDTLAESLNQGSTSIDRVARESQAIAKVVQVIDEIAEQTNLLALNAAIEAARAGDQGRGFAVVADEVRQLAKRTQHSTTEVNSTIEQLHSRTSDAVSQMNASLELGKRSSEQSNAAGAALQAITQGIGQLSASTNTIASAAEEQEAVAADIAANLSKISDLVRLSEDDAAQTVHAASELNQVANKLRTHLARFQL from the coding sequence ATGTCGTTCTCAACATGGCGCGTTGGCAGCCAAATCAGCGTGTTGGCGCTCGGAATATTGACCCTGGTTATGGCCGGTTTGGGCACTACCGCCTACCAGCTGTCCGCCACGGCGCTGCACCAGAAAGCCATACAAAATGTACGAAATGAGTTGGATGCCATGGCCTCATTGGTGGACATCCAATACCAGGCCCAACGCCAACTTGCGCAACACAACGCGCAGGTTTTCTCTGAGCTCTTTCCCGGCCCCTTCCGGCTGGCTGGCCAGAGTGGCACCTCCGGCAGCCCGCGGGTGCCCCAACTGCTCAGTAATCAGGAGGTGATGAATGGGCGGGACCAGGAGGTCGACCGTTTTGCCAGCCTGACCGACGGTAACGCCACCGTGTTTGTACGCTCCGGCGACGACTTTGTCCGGATCGCCAGCTCGCTGCGCAAGGAGGATGGCAGCCGGGCCACGGGCACGACTCTGAAAACCGCCCACCCCGCCTATCAGCGACTGCTGGCCGGGCAAAACTATGTCGGTTACGCCACCCTGTTTGGCCGACAGCTGATCGCCGTCTACACCCCAATCACCAATAACGACAATCACGTGATTGGCGCGCTCTATATTGGCCAGGACGTCACTGACGTGTTCACCCAGTTGTCGGCCACACTGACCAAAATCGAGTTTGCAGACAGCGGCTATTTCAGCCTGCTGGACCGAAGTAATGGCCGATTCCTGCATCACCCATCGCTTGAGGGGGACAGCCTCGCCAGTGACCTTAAGGACGACCTGGGACAACCCCGCTACCAGCAAGCGATGACGTCACCGGACGGGGAGATCATCCGGTTCAGCCTCAACGGCGAAAACTGGCTGCAAAGCCGCACCGAGGTCACCGGCCCCAACTGGCTGCTGCTGGCTGAAGCGCCGGAACAGGAACTGGTGGCCGCACTGTCTACGCTGCAGATCTTCTTTATCTGCGCCTCAGTGGTTGCCGCTCTGTTGCTGGGGCTGTCCCTGCTCTGGGTGCTGCAACGCACCCTCAACCGGCCTCTGGATGCGCTGTGTCAATCCATCGATGCCATTGGCCAGGGCCAACTGAATCTGGAACTCCCCCATGCTCCGGAGAATTCGAAAAACGAGGTGCATCGGATCGTCGCCAGCGTTGGCGCCATGCGAGAGGGTTTGTACACCCTGCTGCAAGCGCTCAATCACTCGGTGGAAGCGCTTGAGCAGGCCGGCAGCGACCTGCAGGGCATGGCCCAGCGCAACAGCAACGGCGCCGCCGACCTGAAGCAGCAGACTGAGCTTATCGCCACCGCCATGGAGGAGATGAGTTGCACCGCGCGGGAAGTGGCCCAGCATGCCAGTCAATCGGCGGAGCACTCGCGCCAGATGGACAGCACCGCGGACACCGGAGACAAGGAGGTGCATGCGGTTATCCGGCAGATGGACACCCTGGCCGAGTCGCTCAACCAGGGCTCCACCAGCATTGATAGGGTGGCGCGGGAGAGCCAGGCCATTGCCAAGGTGGTGCAGGTGATCGATGAGATCGCCGAGCAAACCAATCTGCTGGCACTCAATGCCGCCATCGAAGCGGCCCGCGCCGGTGATCAGGGCCGCGGCTTTGCCGTGGTGGCCGACGAGGTTCGGCAACTGGCCAAGCGGACACAACACTCCACCACCGAAGTGAACAGCACCATTGAGCAGCTTCACAGCCGCACCAGCGACGCGGTGTCGCAGATGAATGCCAGCCTTGAGCTGGGTAAGCGCTCCAGCGAGCAATCCAATGCCGCCGGTGCCGCGCTGCAGGCGATCACCCAGGGGATTGGCCAGCTTTCTGCCAGCACCAACACCATCGCCAGCGCCGCCGAAGAGCAGGAGGCGGTGGCCGCCGACATCGCCGCCAACCTCAGTAAGATCTCGGATCTGGTCAGGCTGAGTGAGGACGATGCGGCCCAGACCGTCCATGCCGCCAGTGAGCTCAATCAGGTGGCCAACAAGCTGCGCACCCATCTGGCCCGCTTCCAGTTGTAA
- the cydX gene encoding cytochrome bd-I oxidase subunit CydX, which translates to MWYFAWILGVLLACAFGIINGLWLEAQEALDKDED; encoded by the coding sequence ATGTGGTATTTCGCTTGGATCCTGGGTGTGCTGCTGGCTTGTGCCTTTGGCATCATCAACGGCCTGTGGCTGGAAGCTCAGGAAGCGCTGGACAAGGACGAAGACTAA
- the cydB gene encoding cytochrome d ubiquinol oxidase subunit II, producing the protein MLDYEMLRLIWWVLVVVLLIGFAVTDGFDMGVGALLPIIGKTDNERRVMINSIAPHWDGNQVWLLTAGGALFAAWPLVYAASFSGFYIAMVLTLFALFFRPIGFDYRSKIEDPRWRKSWDWGLFIGGFVPPVVFGVAFGNLFQGVPFYYDEWMRSYYDGGFFGLLNPFGLLAGLLSFAMLTLHGATWLQMKTEGELYLRARKATMVLATASVLLFVIAGVWQNSFIDGYVITSAIDTGAATNPLTKTVELQAGAWWNNFYSYPVLWVFPALAVLMPLLVMGATKANKNGFAFLFSSLNIVGVIVTAVVALFPFVMPSSKNPNHSLTMWDATASELTLKVMLVAAVIFVPIILGYTIWCYVKMFGRLNDAHIEKNSASLY; encoded by the coding sequence ATGCTTGATTATGAAATGCTACGCCTGATTTGGTGGGTACTGGTAGTAGTCCTGCTGATTGGCTTCGCCGTAACTGACGGCTTCGATATGGGTGTGGGCGCCCTGCTGCCCATCATTGGTAAAACCGACAACGAGCGCCGGGTGATGATCAACTCCATCGCCCCGCACTGGGACGGCAACCAGGTTTGGCTGCTGACCGCCGGTGGTGCACTGTTCGCGGCCTGGCCTCTGGTCTACGCGGCATCGTTCTCCGGCTTCTACATCGCCATGGTGCTGACCCTGTTCGCCCTGTTCTTCCGTCCGATCGGTTTCGACTACCGTTCCAAGATTGAAGATCCGCGCTGGCGTAAGAGCTGGGACTGGGGTCTGTTCATTGGTGGCTTCGTTCCGCCGGTGGTGTTCGGTGTGGCCTTCGGTAACCTGTTCCAGGGCGTGCCGTTCTACTACGACGAGTGGATGCGCAGCTACTACGATGGCGGCTTCTTCGGCCTGCTGAATCCGTTCGGCCTGCTGGCGGGTCTGCTGTCCTTCGCCATGCTGACTCTGCACGGTGCCACCTGGCTGCAGATGAAGACCGAAGGCGAACTGTACCTGCGTGCCCGTAAGGCCACCATGGTGCTGGCGACCGCTTCCGTGCTGCTGTTCGTGATTGCTGGTGTATGGCAGAACAGCTTCATCGACGGCTACGTGATCACCTCCGCCATCGATACCGGTGCGGCCACTAACCCGCTGACCAAGACCGTTGAGCTGCAGGCTGGTGCCTGGTGGAACAACTTCTACAGCTACCCGGTACTGTGGGTATTCCCGGCCCTGGCCGTGCTGATGCCGCTGCTGGTAATGGGCGCCACTAAGGCGAACAAGAACGGCTTTGCCTTCCTGTTCTCCAGCCTGAACATCGTGGGTGTGATTGTGACTGCGGTTGTGGCGTTGTTCCCGTTCGTTATGCCGTCTTCCAAGAACCCGAACCACTCTCTGACCATGTGGGATGCCACTGCTTCTGAGCTGACCCTGAAGGTGATGCTGGTTGCCGCGGTGATCTTCGTACCGATCATCCTGGGTTACACCATCTGGTGTTACGTGAAGATGTTTGGTCGTCTGAACGACGCCCACATTGAGAAGAACTCGGCCTCTCTGTACTAA
- a CDS encoding cytochrome ubiquinol oxidase subunit I, which produces MIIDEVVDLSRLQFALTAMYHFLFVPLTLGLAFLLAIMESLYVMTNKQVYKDMCKFWGKLFAINFALGVTTGITMEFQFGTNWAYYSHYVGDIFGAPLAIEGLMAFFLESTLVGLMFFGWDRLSKRQHLAVTWLVAIGSNMSALWILIANGWMQHPIGAEFNYETMRMEMVSFAEVMFNPVAQVKFVHTVAAGYVTGSIFVLAISSYYLLKKRDLPFARRSFSVAAAFGMASILSVLVLGDESGYEVGDVQKVKLAAIEAEWETHPAPAAFTAFGIPDSENMETHFAVRIPYVMGIIATRSLDEQVTGIIDLKAEHEVRIRNGMMAFGLLEKLRAGELTEEERAIYEEHKNDIGYGMLLKRYTDDIPNASEEMIAKAVDDSIPAVGPLFWNFRVMVGLGFLMLGAIGLAFYQSCKQKVDEKPWLLKGLMFILPAPWIAILCGWFVAEYGRQPWTIAEVLPTYMSASSLSVGELWFSIILICGFYTVALVVEMFLMFRFARLGPSSLKTGRYHFEQGQQQQQEAAFDAAVTAPAKETPSNA; this is translated from the coding sequence ATGATTATCGATGAAGTCGTCGATCTATCGAGGTTGCAGTTCGCGTTAACCGCGATGTACCACTTCCTGTTCGTGCCCCTGACTTTGGGTCTGGCTTTCCTGTTGGCCATCATGGAATCGCTCTATGTGATGACCAACAAGCAAGTCTATAAAGACATGTGTAAGTTCTGGGGTAAGTTGTTTGCTATCAACTTTGCCCTGGGTGTTACCACCGGTATCACCATGGAGTTCCAGTTCGGTACCAACTGGGCTTACTACTCCCACTATGTGGGCGACATCTTCGGTGCCCCCCTCGCTATCGAGGGCCTGATGGCCTTCTTCCTTGAGTCCACCCTTGTGGGTCTGATGTTCTTCGGTTGGGACCGCCTCTCCAAGCGTCAGCACTTGGCGGTAACCTGGCTGGTGGCCATCGGCTCCAACATGTCCGCCCTGTGGATTCTGATCGCGAACGGCTGGATGCAGCACCCGATCGGCGCCGAGTTCAACTACGAAACCATGCGAATGGAGATGGTCTCCTTTGCCGAAGTGATGTTTAACCCGGTTGCTCAGGTTAAGTTCGTTCACACCGTGGCCGCAGGCTACGTGACCGGCTCCATCTTTGTTCTGGCCATCAGCTCCTACTACCTGCTGAAGAAGCGCGACCTGCCGTTTGCCCGTCGCTCTTTCTCCGTTGCCGCTGCCTTTGGTATGGCTTCCATCCTGTCCGTACTGGTACTGGGTGACGAGTCCGGCTACGAGGTGGGTGACGTGCAGAAGGTGAAACTGGCTGCCATTGAGGCGGAGTGGGAAACCCACCCGGCCCCGGCCGCCTTTACCGCCTTCGGTATCCCGGACAGCGAGAACATGGAAACCCATTTCGCGGTACGCATTCCGTACGTGATGGGCATCATCGCAACCCGCTCCCTGGACGAGCAGGTTACCGGCATCATCGACCTGAAAGCGGAGCACGAAGTGCGCATCCGCAACGGCATGATGGCGTTTGGTCTGCTGGAGAAGCTGCGCGCAGGCGAGCTGACCGAGGAAGAGCGCGCCATCTACGAAGAGCATAAGAACGACATCGGTTACGGCATGCTGCTGAAGCGCTACACCGACGACATTCCGAACGCCTCTGAAGAGATGATCGCTAAGGCAGTGGATGACTCCATCCCGGCCGTGGGCCCGCTGTTCTGGAACTTCCGTGTGATGGTTGGTCTGGGCTTCCTGATGCTGGGTGCCATTGGTCTGGCGTTCTACCAGAGCTGCAAACAGAAAGTCGACGAGAAGCCGTGGCTGCTGAAGGGTCTGATGTTTATCCTGCCGGCACCGTGGATCGCCATCCTGTGTGGTTGGTTCGTTGCTGAGTACGGTCGTCAGCCGTGGACCATTGCTGAGGTGCTACCCACCTACATGTCCGCCTCCAGTCTGTCGGTTGGTGAACTGTGGTTCTCCATCATCCTGATCTGCGGTTTCTACACCGTGGCCCTGGTGGTTGAGATGTTCCTGATGTTCCGCTTTGCCCGCCTGGGTCCGAGCAGCCTGAAAACCGGCCGCTACCACTTCGAGCAAGGTCAACAGCAACAACAAGAAGCGGCGTTTGATGCAGCCGTGACTGCACCGGCCAAGGAGACTCCGAGCAATGCTTGA
- a CDS encoding M14 family metallopeptidase, producing the protein MQITSAFDSGNIDVVSIEDAANIQLTIRADHNTEKFQWFHFALHGAAGQDCRLNLTNAGSAAYVDGWKDYHAVASYDRETWFRVETEFDGSTLTILHTPERNQVHYAYFAPYTSERHHDLIAACQDDDRVYYQSLGLTPDGQSLDLLRIGSPDEGKKVCWIIARQHPGETMAQWWMEGCLAALLDDADAVSHALLSQCVFYLVPNMNPDGSRRGHLRHNAHGTDLNRAWRQPSLETSPEVFHVRQKMEQTGVDFFLDVHGDEGLPYNFIAGAEGIPSWSEHKQAQLDGFKQALVAASPEFQTEFGYDVDAPGQANLDIGSNFIAQHFDCLSMTLEMPFKDNAALPNPIVGWSPERAAAFAPANLKALLACLQQQLL; encoded by the coding sequence GTGCAGATCACCAGCGCTTTTGACAGTGGCAATATCGACGTGGTGTCCATTGAGGACGCCGCCAACATCCAACTGACCATCCGGGCCGACCACAACACCGAGAAGTTCCAGTGGTTCCACTTTGCCCTGCACGGTGCCGCCGGGCAGGACTGCCGCCTTAATCTGACCAACGCCGGCAGCGCCGCCTACGTCGATGGCTGGAAGGACTACCACGCCGTCGCCAGCTACGACCGGGAGACCTGGTTCCGGGTCGAGACCGAATTCGATGGTTCCACCCTGACCATCCTCCACACCCCGGAGCGCAACCAGGTGCACTACGCCTACTTCGCGCCCTACACCAGTGAACGCCACCACGACCTGATTGCCGCCTGCCAGGATGATGACCGGGTCTACTACCAGAGCCTTGGCCTGACCCCGGACGGCCAAAGCCTCGATCTGCTGCGCATCGGCAGCCCGGATGAGGGCAAGAAGGTGTGCTGGATCATCGCCCGCCAGCATCCGGGTGAGACCATGGCCCAGTGGTGGATGGAGGGTTGCCTGGCCGCCCTGCTCGATGATGCGGATGCGGTCAGCCATGCCCTGCTCAGCCAGTGTGTGTTCTACCTGGTGCCCAACATGAACCCGGATGGCAGCCGCCGTGGCCATCTGCGCCATAACGCCCACGGCACCGACCTGAACCGCGCCTGGCGCCAGCCCAGCCTGGAGACCAGCCCGGAAGTGTTCCATGTCCGTCAGAAGATGGAGCAAACCGGCGTCGACTTCTTCCTCGACGTCCACGGCGATGAGGGGCTGCCCTACAACTTTATCGCCGGTGCGGAAGGGATCCCGTCCTGGAGTGAGCACAAGCAGGCCCAGCTGGACGGTTTCAAACAGGCACTGGTGGCCGCCAGCCCGGAGTTCCAAACCGAGTTTGGCTATGACGTTGATGCCCCCGGCCAGGCCAACCTGGACATCGGCAGCAACTTTATTGCCCAGCACTTCGACTGCCTGTCGATGACGCTGGAGATGCCGTTCAAAGACAATGCGGCGCTGCCCAACCCCATTGTCGGCTGGAGCCCGGAGCGCGCTGCCGCGTTTGCCCCGGCCAACCTAAAGGCCCTGCTGGCCTGTTTGCAGCAGCAACTGCTGTAA
- a CDS encoding S8 family peptidase produces the protein MKPTLLCAALSGVLLASPAVSALERPNVPAAKSVGASLNDGPATRFIVQYDEAALTASPNQWGLMNAQQRRAQMLERTEALGRNLGREIQYLRAMGLAQRHVMRADRALNRADAEAMMSDMMANDPNIVSIEVDQLLRPAATPTDPRYGDQWHYFEATAGMNLPAAWDNATGAGTVVAVLDTGYRPHADLNANLLPGYDMISDTFVSVDGDGRDSDAQDPGDAMTQGECGGGYPPSDYDSSWHGTHVAGTVAAVANNSTGVVGVAYDAKVVPVRVLGKCGGYTSDIADGIIWASGGNVSGVPTNANPANVINMSLGGSGSCSSTTQAAINTARSNGAAVVVAAGNSNADASGFNPANCSGVINVAALGRDGARAYYSNYGASVDISAPGGAQSFASDPNGVLSTYNSGATSPGSDSYDYLQGTSMAAPHVAGLVAMLYEADPTMTPDRAESLLKSTSRADNCSNCGAGLVDSDAAVTAAINGDTGGGGGDGTTDTYENLDGARRSWQYFSVEVPDGASNLTISLAGGSGDADLYVRYGSNPTRNSYDCRPYLNGNNETCSGANPTAGTWYIGIYGYRAYSGATLTVTVD, from the coding sequence ATGAAACCGACGTTACTTTGTGCCGCGCTGAGCGGTGTGCTGTTGGCCAGCCCTGCCGTATCGGCACTGGAACGCCCCAATGTCCCCGCCGCTAAGTCGGTGGGGGCCAGCCTGAATGACGGACCGGCCACCCGCTTTATCGTCCAGTACGACGAAGCAGCGCTGACGGCCAGCCCCAACCAGTGGGGACTGATGAACGCTCAGCAGCGCCGGGCGCAGATGCTGGAGCGCACCGAAGCGCTGGGCCGTAATCTGGGTCGAGAGATTCAATACCTTCGTGCAATGGGCCTGGCCCAGCGTCACGTGATGCGGGCTGATCGTGCGCTGAACCGCGCCGATGCGGAAGCGATGATGAGCGATATGATGGCGAACGATCCCAATATCGTTTCCATTGAAGTGGACCAGCTGTTGCGCCCCGCGGCCACCCCCACTGATCCCCGCTACGGTGACCAGTGGCACTACTTTGAGGCCACTGCCGGGATGAATCTGCCGGCGGCCTGGGACAATGCCACCGGCGCGGGCACCGTGGTGGCAGTACTGGATACCGGTTATCGCCCCCACGCGGACCTGAACGCCAACCTGCTGCCCGGCTATGACATGATCAGCGATACCTTTGTGTCGGTGGATGGCGATGGTCGCGACAGTGATGCTCAGGATCCTGGCGATGCCATGACCCAGGGTGAATGTGGTGGTGGCTATCCCCCATCAGACTATGACAGCAGCTGGCACGGCACCCATGTGGCGGGCACCGTGGCGGCGGTGGCCAACAACAGCACCGGCGTGGTGGGCGTGGCCTATGACGCCAAGGTGGTGCCGGTTCGGGTGCTGGGTAAGTGCGGCGGTTACACCTCCGACATTGCTGACGGCATCATCTGGGCCTCCGGGGGCAACGTGTCCGGGGTACCGACCAACGCCAATCCGGCCAACGTGATCAATATGAGCCTGGGGGGCAGTGGCAGTTGCAGCAGCACCACGCAGGCGGCGATCAACACCGCCCGCAGCAATGGCGCGGCGGTGGTGGTGGCGGCGGGCAACAGCAATGCTGACGCCAGTGGTTTCAATCCTGCCAACTGCAGTGGCGTGATTAACGTGGCGGCTCTGGGCCGCGATGGCGCGCGGGCTTACTACTCCAACTACGGTGCCTCGGTAGACATCTCCGCTCCGGGCGGCGCTCAGAGCTTTGCCAGTGATCCCAACGGCGTGCTCTCCACCTACAACAGTGGTGCCACGTCGCCGGGCAGCGACAGCTACGACTACCTGCAGGGTACCTCCATGGCGGCGCCGCACGTAGCGGGCCTGGTGGCGATGCTGTATGAGGCGGACCCCACCATGACGCCGGATCGCGCTGAAAGCCTGCTGAAGTCCACCTCCCGGGCGGACAACTGCAGCAACTGCGGGGCTGGCCTGGTGGATTCTGATGCGGCGGTGACCGCTGCCATCAATGGCGATACCGGTGGCGGCGGGGGTGATGGCACCACTGATACCTATGAGAATCTCGATGGGGCCCGTCGCAGCTGGCAGTACTTCAGTGTTGAGGTGCCCGATGGGGCCAGCAACCTGACCATCAGTCTGGCTGGCGGCAGCGGCGATGCGGATCTGTACGTGCGTTACGGCAGCAACCCGACCCGTAACAGCTACGATTGCCGCCCCTACCTCAACGGCAACAACGAAACCTGCAGCGGCGCCAATCCCACCGCTGGCACCTGGTACATCGGCATCTACGGCTACCGCGCCTACTCTGGCGCCACCCTGACGGTGACCGTGGACTGA
- a CDS encoding DNA methyltransferase: MSTFQLSHSQPVAWLKSLGRHSVDLVVTELPTPRRGPAIATELKNARSVRNQWFAIFPNDPYPGLFEQLYRVLKPNSHFYLFCRQEALFVVKPLAEAAGFRFQTVLVWDQQRKKTGRNYRNQLGWICLFEKGQRAVADPSQSDLLSYALENQHKPHALLALLMAQSSAPGQLVIDPFCLDAQIAQSALTEGRRFCGACADEAQHLALRTQLRALPDITELLTRPASTPLPGWAQGSAQMALL; encoded by the coding sequence ATGAGCACATTTCAATTGAGCCATAGCCAGCCAGTGGCCTGGCTGAAATCTCTGGGCCGCCACTCGGTTGACCTGGTGGTGACCGAATTGCCGACCCCGCGTCGCGGGCCAGCCATCGCCACCGAACTGAAAAATGCCCGCTCGGTGCGTAATCAGTGGTTTGCCATCTTCCCCAATGACCCCTACCCCGGCCTGTTTGAACAGCTCTACCGGGTGCTCAAGCCCAACAGCCACTTCTACCTGTTTTGCCGTCAGGAGGCGCTGTTCGTGGTGAAGCCCCTGGCCGAAGCCGCCGGCTTCCGTTTCCAGACCGTGCTGGTGTGGGACCAGCAGCGCAAGAAAACGGGCCGCAACTACCGCAACCAGCTGGGCTGGATCTGCCTGTTTGAAAAGGGCCAGCGGGCGGTGGCCGACCCCAGCCAGAGCGACCTGCTGAGCTACGCCCTGGAGAACCAACACAAGCCCCACGCCCTGCTGGCACTGCTGATGGCGCAAAGCAGCGCTCCCGGCCAGCTGGTGATCGATCCCTTCTGCCTCGACGCCCAGATAGCCCAATCCGCCCTTACGGAGGGCCGACGCTTCTGCGGTGCCTGTGCCGACGAGGCTCAGCATCTGGCCCTGCGCACTCAACTGCGGGCCCTGCCCGACATCACCGAACTGCTGACCCGCCCCGCCAGCACGCCCCTGCCCGGCTGGGCCCAGGGCAGTGCGCAGATGGCGCTGCTCTGA